In Paroedura picta isolate Pp20150507F chromosome 1, Ppicta_v3.0, whole genome shotgun sequence, the following are encoded in one genomic region:
- the LOC143832178 gene encoding lens fiber membrane intrinsic protein-like, whose translation MFSLMGGGLLCAVCGLILLIVATATDFWMQYRYSGNLSNQGLWRFCVGSKCHPHTITLAFWDATRAFMLLSILSSFAGIILGLTAYSSSVRSTRARAAGITLLIAGLFALLGVSVYTGVTVNFYGKRYPDWRFSWSYILGWIAVILTISAGVFHICAVPRNSSPSGSNVASG comes from the exons ATGTTCAGCTTGATGGGAGGGGGACTGCTGTGTGCAGTCTGCGGCCTCATCCTCCTCATAGTTGCCACAGCGACAGACTTCTGGATGCAGTACCGCTACTCGGGCAACCTCAGCAACCAAGGCCTCTGGCGGTTCTGCGTGGGAAGCAAATGCCACCCGCACACCATCACCCTCG CCTTCTGGGATGCCACACGGGCATTCATGCTCCTCTCCATCCTCTCTTCCTTTGCGGGGATCATCTTGGGGCTGACCGCCTACTCCAGCAGCGTCCGGTCCACTCGTGCCCGTGCAGCGGGAATCACGCTGCTGATTGCAG GCCTCTTTGCCCTGCTGGGTGTCTCAGTCTATACGGGAGTGACAGTGAATTTCTACGGAAAACGTTATCCTGACTGGCGTTTCTCCTGGTCCTACATTCTGGGTTGGATCGCTGTCATCCTTACCATCTCAGCAG gTGTGTTCCACATTTGTGCTGTCCCCAGGAATTCCTCTCCTAGTGGCTCCAATGTGGCAAGTGGTTGA